The following are from one region of the Betta splendens chromosome 15, fBetSpl5.4, whole genome shotgun sequence genome:
- the LOC129603008 gene encoding uncharacterized protein LOC129603008 isoform X1 — translation MLCSGSSPSSIVLCSGSSPSSVELRSGSSPSSVEPCPGPSPVESGPGSSSALSHPESSSVRSRSSPVESRSSPVESSPGPSPVESSPGPSPVESPPGPSPVESRPGPSPVDSRPGPSPVESRSGSSPVKSRPGPSSVESCPGPSPVESRSGSSCSSASVPGGSAPAAPALVPGGSAPAAPAPVPGGSAPAPPASVPGGSAPAAPASVPGGSRRRSRRLQSLLQLPPTSRRRPRLHRFLAARLRPHLHRFLAARLRPHLHRFLVVRRRPHQHRFLVDRRRPHLHRFLVVRRRPRLHVCPRLWLRPRLHVCPRLWIQPRLHVCPRLWFRPRLHVCPRFWFDCRTGGLALVTSCRLGGAASCGDVRLGSAVIGAARLGNVPSCHDDGAASAVYVHRDSEVLGSPLSG, via the coding sequence atgctctgctcaggctccagccccagttcaatcgtgctctgctcaggctctagccccagttcagtcgagctccgttcaggctctagccccagttcagtcgagccatgtccaggtcccagcccagtcgagtcaggcccaggctccagctcagccttgtcgcatccagagtccagctcagtccggtcacgttccagtccagtcgagtcacgttccagtccagtcgagtcaagtccaggtcccagtccagtcgagtcaagtccaggtcccagtccggTCGAGTCAcctccaggtcccagtccagtcgagtcacgtccaggtcccagtccagtcgattCACGTCcgggtcccagtccagtcgagtcacgttcgggttccagtccagtcaagtcacgtccgggtcccagttcagtcgagtcatgtccgggtcccagtccagtcgagtcacgttcggGTTCTAGTTGCTCTagtgcatcggttcctggcggctcggctccggccgcacctgcattggttcctgggggctcggctccggctgcaccggcaccggttcctggcggctcggctccggccccaccggcatcggttcccggcggctcggctccggccgcacctgcatcagttcctggcggttccaggaggaggtcgcgccggctgcagtctctgctgcagctcccgccgacctccaggaggaggccgcgcctgcatcggttcctggcagctcggctccggcctcatctgcatcggttcctggcagcTCGGCTCCGGCCTCATCttcatcggttcctggtggtccgccGCCGGCCAcatcagcatcggttcctggtggaccggcgccgaccgcatctacatcggttcctggtggtccggcgccgaccacgtctccacgtctgtcctcgtctctggttgcggcctcgcctccacgtctgtcctcgtctctggatccagcctcgcctccacgtctgtcctcgtctctggttccggcctcgcctccacgtctgtcctcgtttCTGGTTCgactgccggactggtggcctcgccctcgtcaCCTCCTGCCggttgggtggcgctgcctcctgcggcgacgtccgcctcggctCTGCCGTCATCGGggccgctcgcctggggaacgtcccctcctgccacgacgatggcgcggcctctgccgtctACGTCCACCGCGACTCTGAGGTCCTCGGATCACCTCTGTCGGGATGA
- the LOC129603008 gene encoding uncharacterized protein LOC129603008 isoform X2, with translation MEFFPTSLPEDIRGDFQRLAKEYAEAGSPKVRLGVVNMAIEILEDEFWWRKYPGVQALFDGLQLMRRDLVRALRAPSARVSAAVPAAAPVVHVSVPAANPADHVHVPVTAPATPAQTPNAAASVRHSDPAAETQPPPLSAPQTTVSRCRRRRQGHGSGVQGPETSVAVAEQLSSPAEDSLGSPTYCVMSIAGIPDSVAQRIDLLCSPPVAFLFSHLMDNADSTADQGTREQLFEEAAALILREPALRAALQLPGLQPCHAQVPVQPCHAQVPVQPCHVQVPVQPCLVRFQCNPVTLRPQP, from the coding sequence atggagttttTTCCTACGAGCTTACCGGAGGACATCCGCGGCGATTTCCAGAGGTTAGCTAAGGAATATGCGGAAGCAGGCAGTCCCAAGGTCCGGCTCGGCGTTGTAAATATGGCCATTGAAATCCTGGAGGACGAGTTTTGGTGGCGTAAGTACCCCGGAGTCCAGGCACTCTTTGACGGGCTCCAGCTGATGCGGAGGGATTTGGTACGCGCGCTGCGCGCACCGTCTGCCCGTGTCTCTGCAGCTgttcctgccgccgctccggTGGTTCACGTTTCCGTTCCTGCCGCCAATCCAGCGGAtcatgttcacgttcctgtcaccgctccggcgaCTCCAGCCCAAACTCccaacgccgccgcctccgttcGCCATTCGGACCCAGCtgcagagacccagcccccgccgctctcagcgcctcagacgacggtcagccgtTGCAGACGACGTCGGCAAGGGCACGGTTCCggggtccagggcccagagacctcggtcgcggtggccgagcagctctcctctccggcAGAGGATTCCCTCGGTTCACCTACTTACTGTGTCATGTCAATTGCAGGCATCCCCGATAGCGTCGCACAGCGGATCgacctcctctgttctcccccggttgcgttcctcttttCCCACCTAATGGACAATGCTGATTcgacagcagaccagggcacgagggaACAACTATTTGAGGAGGCGGCTgccctcatcctgagggaacctgccctgcgtgcggccctgcaactcccaggcctgcagccctgccacgctcaggttccagtgcagccctgccacgctcaggttccagtgcagccctgccacgttcaggttccagtgcagccctgccttgtcaggttccagtgcaaCCCTGTAACGCTCAGGCCCCAGCCCTAG